A stretch of the Rhinoderma darwinii isolate aRhiDar2 chromosome 3, aRhiDar2.hap1, whole genome shotgun sequence genome encodes the following:
- the LOC142748451 gene encoding zona pellucida sperm-binding protein 3-like, with protein MELWVRWSCLLVVLLCGPGVHSSLVRHQRQSDPRWRNYQPGWGSSRGLEESPSGVGSPRGNLWSAGQSVSGFGALRGAQSGWGSRYPGGEVQPRQLVQLPNSPISVQCGEDRLEVMVTRDFYGNGKLVKPSDLTLGSCRPGAQSTDPNVIFENGLQECGSNLEMTPDWLIYTINLRYTPTSSSNVPITRFNSALVPIQCYYPRHGNVSSKAVKPTWIPFSTTVTTEERLVFSLRLMTGDWSAPSQSLVFQLGDMFYIEASLDIQNHVPMILFVDSCVATITPDVTSNPRYEIISNNGCLMDGIQEDSSSVFVSPRPYAEKLRFMVDAFRFTDSDVSLIYITCSLRAADINQTPDPVNKACSYNKATSSWSPMEGSSGICQCCTTRNCATASGQRMTWGSSLGRPRGLGKRDVGSPVEKHVLATLGPLLVTGDKPDQSSGAAHTEASRMTAGHEHLQLWVLVAIGSVSSVAFAIAITMVGKCLLKRFSHKESAEK; from the exons ATGGAGCTGTGGGTCAGGTGGAGTTGTCTGTTAGTGGTTCTTCTCTGTGGACCAGGCGTTCACAGTTCCTTGGTTAGACACCAGCGCCAGTCAGACCCTAGGTGGAGGAATTATCAGCCTGGATGGGGATCTTCTAGAGGACTTGAAGAATCTCCATCTGGTGTGGGCTCTCCTAGAGGAAACCTTTGGTCTGCTGGGCAGTCTGTGTCTGGTTTTGGGGCTCTGAGAGGTGCTCAGTCTGGATGGGGCTCCAGGTATCCTGGTGGAGAAGTTCAACCACGGCAACTTGTGCAGCTTCCAAACTCCCCTATCAGTGTGCAGTGTGGTGAGGACAGGCTGGAGGTGATGGTGACCAGAGACTTCTATGGGAATGGAAAGCTGGTGAAGCCCTCAGACCTGACCCTGGGTTCCTGCCGACCTGGTGCACAAAGTACTGACCCCAATGTGATCTTTGAAAATGGCCTTCAAGAATGTGGGAGCAACTTGGAG ATGACTCCGGACTGGCTTATCTACACGATCAACCTGCGCTACACCCCCACTTCCTCCAGCAATGTGCCCATCACCAGGTTCAACTCTGCTTTGGTTCCCATCCAGTGTTACTACCCACG ACATGGCAATGTGAGCAGCAAAGCCGTCAAGCCAACATGGATTCCGTTCAGTACCACGGTCACCACAGAAGAGCGGCTGGTCTTCTCCTTGCGTCTAATGACTG GGGACTGGAGTGCTCCCAGTCAATCACTGGTCTTCCAGCTTGGTGACATGTTCTACATTGAAGCCTCTTTGGACATTCAGAACCATGTCCCGATGATCCTGTTTGTTGATAGCTGTGTGGCCACCATTACTCCAGATGTGACCTCCAATCCCCGTTATGAGATCATCTCTAACAATGG GTGCTTGATGGATGGTATCCAAGAAGATTCCTCCTCAGTCTTTGTCTCCCCGAGGCCATATGCTGAGAAGCTTCGCTTCATGGTTGATGCCTTCAGGTTCACTGACAGTGATGTCTCTCTG ATCTATATCACTTGTTCTCTGAGAGCTGCTGACATCAACCAGACCCCTGATCCGGTGAACAAGGCGTGCTCCTACAACAAGGCTACCAGCAG TTGGTCACCCATGGAAGGATCAAGTGGGATCTGCCAGTGCTGTACCACCAGGAACTGTGCTACTGCTTCAGGCCAGAGAATGACATGGGGCTCCTCACTTGGAAGACCCAGGGGACTTGGGAAGAGAGATGTTG GTTCTCCAGTAGAGAAACATGTCCTGGCCACACTGGGTCCTCTTCTAGTGACTGGAGACAAGCCTGACCAGAGCTCCGGAGCAGCACACACGGAAGCTTCCAGAATGACTGCAGGACATGAACATCTACAGCTGTGGGTTCTGGTGGCCATCGGGTCTGTCAGTTCAGTAGCTTTTGCTATTGCTATTACTATGGTTGGAAAATGTCTTCTGAAGAGATTTTCACACAAGGAATCTGCAGAGAAATAA